One part of the Planctomycetota bacterium genome encodes these proteins:
- a CDS encoding discoidin domain-containing protein yields MMGPATTRLDRALRFPAVMGGAPAPRGAPTPRPREPHRLLPAPRPAILVCCLGTLLAACGFGEERNLARGRPCTLRPRPNYAHCTDPDDPTQLTDGVKTEGYFWTQKSTVGWQGGAPAFITVDLGQTYALGGAAFRTAAGVAGVQWPAALCVFTSRDGKEWYLAGDLVELSETGPPPPMGKHAVHVFRTSKLATSGRYVQFACVPAGPYLFVDEIEVFEGDPTPAVEPRRSEPILNVPQFMDTLQLTRLLKAQLRRDLAAAREAIESPDTPAADKAPLGKTAQELEQRIAAMPLVSPEGFRAVLPMTDLERDLFRLQAAAWRAQGKPDLRVWKSHRWDPLDPSTEPAKDAPAPELAVALMSHEWRADVLNLTNASDADRPVRLWVDGLPGGTNPPYVSVHEVQHVGTRHFTSVAAALPLARRDGDAWVVAVPSGMTRQVWFSFHPTDVRPGTYRARVRVDTHPLVPLTLRVAPLRFPDQTTLRLGGWEYTNEERMYGVTPQNREALVKLLREHHVNAPWATRRALPDGRYDADGELAEPPDTRNFDAWLKLWPGARQYMVFVAVGDYGSVRSAFAGSEAGTPLFNRKVGAWIRFWAGHLRGLGLQPSQLGLLLVDEPNRKDQYDATVAWTKAIKAAEPQVLVWVDAVPQELETCREMLGAVDVLVPNRAAWLEKDDAYRRLFLDQRQAGRQLGFYSCSGPARTFDPYSYYLLQQWHVFAIGGGWAGFWAFGDNGGASCWNEYIAKGNGPYCPLYLDDTSVTSAKYLEAIREGVQDFEYLALLRARIHELERARPDHPRLPEARRLLAEAPDRVLKADGAADFRWDEPKDRTLVDRVRLEVLDLLAALDE; encoded by the coding sequence ATGATGGGACCGGCGACCACCCGCCTGGATCGCGCGCTGCGATTCCCTGCCGTCATGGGCGGGGCCCCCGCGCCTCGCGGGGCACCGACACCCCGCCCGCGGGAACCGCACCGCCTGTTGCCGGCGCCGCGGCCGGCAATCCTGGTGTGCTGCCTGGGAACCCTGCTCGCCGCGTGCGGATTCGGCGAGGAGCGCAACCTCGCCCGCGGCCGGCCCTGCACGCTCCGCCCGCGGCCCAACTACGCCCACTGCACCGACCCCGACGACCCGACGCAACTCACCGACGGCGTGAAGACCGAGGGCTACTTCTGGACCCAGAAGTCCACGGTCGGCTGGCAGGGCGGGGCGCCGGCGTTCATCACGGTTGACCTCGGCCAGACGTACGCCCTCGGCGGCGCGGCGTTCCGCACGGCGGCCGGCGTCGCCGGCGTCCAGTGGCCCGCCGCGCTGTGCGTCTTCACAAGCCGCGACGGAAAAGAATGGTACCTGGCTGGCGATCTCGTGGAACTCTCGGAGACCGGCCCGCCCCCGCCGATGGGCAAACACGCCGTCCACGTCTTCCGCACGAGCAAGCTGGCGACGAGCGGCCGCTACGTCCAGTTCGCCTGCGTGCCCGCCGGCCCCTATCTCTTCGTAGATGAGATCGAGGTGTTCGAGGGCGACCCTACGCCCGCCGTGGAGCCGCGCCGCAGCGAGCCCATTCTCAACGTGCCGCAGTTCATGGACACCCTCCAGCTCACCCGCCTGCTCAAGGCCCAGCTCCGCCGCGACCTGGCCGCCGCACGCGAGGCCATCGAGTCGCCCGACACCCCGGCCGCGGACAAGGCGCCGCTGGGCAAGACGGCGCAGGAGCTCGAGCAGCGCATCGCCGCGATGCCCCTCGTCTCGCCCGAGGGCTTCCGCGCCGTCCTGCCGATGACCGATCTGGAGCGCGACCTCTTCCGCCTCCAGGCCGCCGCCTGGCGCGCCCAGGGCAAGCCCGACCTTCGCGTCTGGAAGTCCCATCGCTGGGACCCACTCGACCCCTCCACCGAGCCGGCGAAAGACGCGCCGGCCCCCGAGCTGGCCGTCGCCCTGATGAGCCACGAATGGCGCGCCGACGTGCTCAACCTCACCAACGCCTCCGACGCCGACCGCCCGGTGCGCCTGTGGGTGGACGGCCTTCCCGGAGGCACGAATCCCCCCTACGTCAGCGTCCACGAGGTCCAGCACGTCGGCACCCGCCACTTCACCTCGGTGGCCGCCGCGCTCCCCCTCGCCCGCCGCGACGGCGACGCCTGGGTCGTCGCCGTGCCCTCCGGCATGACGCGGCAGGTCTGGTTCTCCTTCCATCCAACGGACGTTCGCCCCGGCACGTACCGGGCCCGTGTGCGCGTGGACACTCATCCGTTGGTGCCGCTCACGCTGCGCGTCGCCCCGCTGCGCTTCCCCGACCAGACGACCCTGCGCCTCGGCGGCTGGGAGTACACGAACGAGGAGCGGATGTACGGCGTCACGCCGCAGAACCGCGAGGCCCTGGTGAAACTCCTCCGCGAGCACCACGTGAATGCCCCCTGGGCCACGCGCCGCGCGCTGCCCGACGGCCGGTACGACGCCGACGGCGAACTCGCAGAGCCGCCCGACACCCGGAACTTCGACGCCTGGCTCAAGCTGTGGCCGGGCGCCCGCCAGTACATGGTCTTCGTCGCCGTCGGCGACTACGGCAGTGTGCGCAGCGCCTTCGCGGGTTCCGAGGCCGGCACCCCGCTCTTCAACCGAAAGGTCGGCGCCTGGATCCGCTTCTGGGCCGGCCACCTGCGCGGCCTGGGCCTCCAGCCCAGCCAACTCGGCCTCCTGCTCGTGGACGAGCCCAACCGCAAGGACCAATACGACGCCACCGTGGCCTGGACCAAGGCGATCAAGGCCGCCGAGCCCCAGGTGCTCGTGTGGGTGGACGCCGTGCCCCAGGAACTCGAGACCTGCCGCGAGATGCTGGGCGCCGTGGACGTGCTGGTGCCCAACCGCGCGGCCTGGCTCGAGAAGGACGACGCCTATCGCCGCCTCTTCCTCGACCAGCGTCAGGCGGGCCGCCAACTCGGCTTCTACTCCTGCTCCGGCCCTGCCCGCACCTTCGACCCCTATTCCTACTACCTCCTCCAGCAGTGGCACGTCTTCGCCATCGGCGGCGGTTGGGCCGGCTTCTGGGCCTTCGGCGACAACGGCGGCGCCTCCTGCTGGAACGAATACATCGCCAAGGGCAATGGCCCCTACTGCCCCCTCTACCTCGATGACACCTCAGTCACCTCCGCTAAGTACCTCGAAGCCATCCGCGAGGGGGTCCAGGACTTCGAGTACCTCGCCCTCCTTCGCGCCCGCATCCACGAACTGGAGCGCGCCCGCCCCGACCACCCCCGCCTCCCCGAGGCCAGGAGACTGCTGGCCGAGGCCCCTGACCGCGTCCTGAAGGCCGACGGCGCGGCCGACTTCCGTTGGGACGAGCCCAAGGACCGCACCCTCGTTGACCGAGTGCGGCTTGAGGTTCTGGACTTGCTCGCCGCCCTGGACGAGTGA
- the lysS gene encoding lysine--tRNA ligase gives MAEDQRAQRLAKLEGLQARGIEPYGRRYPKDQSLAECRALFEAQGEGAPVRTAGRIVAQRDFGKAAFLNLKDRSGTLQAYVRRDAVGPKAFEVYRLLDVGDIVGVEGTLGKTRTGETTLFVQRLTPLSKALRPLPEKWHGLKDVETRYRQRYLDLIANDAARATFVARSRVVGALRRHLDELGYLEVETPMMQAHAGGAAAKPFVTHHNALGVDLYLRISPELFLKRLLVGDLERVYEINRNFRNEGLSTKHNPEFTMLEAYQAYGDYHAMMELVEGLVGAAAAALGLGESVPHGPEGRPLRIAPPWPRIAYHDAVRQYAGIDPADMPAVRAKARELGVDEKPLPDHAALNEVFERTVEPALWDLTFVYDYPAALCPLSKARRDHPAIAERFEVFAAGIEVANAYSELNDPIEQAAKFRAQLGQDHTGMKQIDEDYVAALEHAMPPAGGLGVGIDRLVMLLTNSPSIRDVILFPMLRPEAKGEGGEMRNP, from the coding sequence ATGGCAGAGGACCAACGCGCCCAACGGCTGGCCAAGCTGGAGGGCCTTCAGGCCAGGGGCATCGAGCCCTACGGCCGCCGCTACCCCAAAGACCAGTCCCTGGCCGAGTGCCGGGCGCTCTTCGAGGCGCAGGGCGAGGGCGCGCCCGTGCGCACGGCGGGCCGCATCGTGGCCCAGCGCGACTTCGGCAAGGCCGCCTTCCTGAACCTCAAGGACCGCAGCGGCACCCTCCAGGCCTACGTCCGCCGCGACGCCGTCGGGCCCAAGGCGTTCGAGGTCTACCGCCTGCTGGACGTGGGCGACATCGTCGGGGTGGAGGGCACGCTGGGCAAGACGCGCACGGGCGAGACCACGCTCTTCGTCCAGCGCCTCACGCCCCTGTCGAAGGCCCTGCGCCCGCTGCCCGAGAAGTGGCACGGGCTGAAGGACGTGGAGACGCGCTACCGCCAGCGCTACCTGGACCTGATCGCGAACGACGCGGCGCGGGCGACCTTCGTCGCGCGGTCGCGGGTCGTGGGGGCGCTCCGCCGGCATCTCGACGAGCTGGGCTACCTCGAGGTGGAGACGCCCATGATGCAGGCCCACGCCGGCGGCGCCGCGGCCAAGCCGTTCGTCACCCACCACAACGCCCTGGGCGTGGACCTCTACCTGCGCATCTCGCCCGAGCTGTTCCTCAAGCGCCTGCTCGTGGGCGACCTCGAGCGCGTCTACGAGATCAACCGCAACTTCCGCAACGAGGGGCTCTCGACCAAGCACAACCCCGAGTTCACCATGCTCGAGGCCTACCAGGCCTACGGCGACTACCACGCGATGATGGAGCTGGTCGAGGGCCTCGTGGGCGCCGCCGCCGCGGCGCTGGGCCTGGGCGAGAGCGTGCCGCACGGCCCCGAGGGGCGGCCGCTGCGCATCGCCCCGCCCTGGCCCCGCATCGCCTATCACGACGCCGTGCGCCAGTACGCCGGCATAGACCCCGCCGACATGCCCGCCGTGCGCGCCAAGGCCCGCGAGCTCGGCGTGGACGAGAAGCCCCTGCCCGACCACGCCGCGCTCAACGAGGTCTTCGAGCGCACCGTGGAGCCGGCGCTGTGGGACCTCACGTTCGTCTACGACTACCCGGCGGCCCTCTGCCCGCTGTCGAAGGCGCGGCGCGACCACCCGGCCATCGCCGAGCGCTTCGAGGTCTTCGCCGCCGGCATCGAGGTGGCCAACGCCTACAGCGAGCTCAACGACCCGATCGAGCAGGCCGCCAAGTTCCGCGCCCAGCTCGGCCAGGACCACACGGGCATGAAGCAGATCGACGAGGACTACGTGGCGGCCCTCGAACACGCCATGCCGCCCGCCGGCGGCCTCGGCGTGGGCATTGACCGCCTGGTGATGCTGCTCACCAACTCGCCCTCGATTCGAGACGTGATCCTCTTCCCGATGTTGCGGCCGGAGGCGAAGGGGGAGGGAGGAGAAATGCGCAATCCGTAA
- the nadB gene encoding L-aspartate oxidase, translating into MKKHIEPRRYLLHFSSHELPQRFADVLVIGSGVAGLSAAIAAARHADVLLVSKDELRESNTQYAQGGVAAVWAEADSFAAHVADTLTVGQGLCDAAVVESIVRDGPARLRDLIAAGARFDRDGAAYNLTREGGHSHARILHAQGDATGAEIERTLLLQAAASPRLRSLDHTYVVDLLTDAGECVGALLSSQTQGLTIVWAKHTILASGGLGQLYRETTNPEVATGDGIAMAYRAGAVLQDMEFVQFHPTTLYIAGASRCLVSETLRGEGARLLNSRGERFMPRYHPDAELAPRDVVSRAILAEMRATGATHVRLDLRHFDAARARERFPSIARVCEQFDLNLAEDLIPVRPSAHYMIGGVRVGADARTSLPRLWACGECASSGLHGANRLGSNSLLEGLVLGHRAGDDAGRRAAAQAGDLAPRAIRAEARSPHEDRLDLRDVANSLKSLMWRHAGIERCEDLLREAEESIDFWCRYVMDKEFHFRSGWEVQNMLTLAKIITVAARARTESRGVHYRSDYPQTDDAQWKKHTTFQRPPE; encoded by the coding sequence ATGAAGAAACACATCGAACCCCGCCGCTATCTGCTCCACTTCAGCAGCCACGAGCTGCCGCAGCGGTTCGCGGACGTGCTGGTGATCGGCAGCGGCGTGGCGGGCCTGAGCGCGGCCATCGCCGCGGCCCGGCACGCCGACGTGCTGCTGGTGAGCAAGGACGAGCTGCGCGAGAGCAACACCCAGTACGCCCAGGGCGGCGTGGCCGCCGTGTGGGCCGAGGCCGACAGCTTCGCCGCCCACGTGGCCGACACGCTCACCGTGGGTCAGGGCCTCTGCGACGCCGCCGTGGTCGAGAGCATCGTGCGCGACGGCCCCGCGCGGCTCCGCGACCTCATCGCCGCCGGCGCCCGATTCGACCGGGACGGAGCGGCCTACAACCTCACGCGCGAGGGCGGGCACTCGCACGCCCGCATCCTGCACGCGCAGGGCGACGCCACGGGCGCCGAGATCGAGCGCACGCTGCTCCTCCAGGCGGCGGCCTCTCCCCGCCTCCGCAGCCTCGACCACACCTACGTGGTGGACCTGCTCACCGACGCCGGCGAGTGCGTGGGCGCGCTGCTTTCGAGCCAGACCCAGGGCCTCACCATCGTGTGGGCCAAGCACACCATTCTCGCCAGCGGCGGCCTCGGCCAGCTCTACCGCGAGACCACCAACCCCGAGGTCGCCACCGGCGACGGCATCGCCATGGCCTACCGCGCCGGCGCCGTGCTCCAGGACATGGAGTTCGTGCAGTTCCACCCCACGACCCTCTACATCGCGGGCGCCTCGCGCTGCCTCGTCTCCGAGACGCTGCGCGGCGAGGGCGCGCGCCTGCTCAACAGCCGCGGCGAGCGCTTCATGCCCCGCTACCACCCCGACGCCGAGCTGGCCCCGCGCGACGTCGTGTCGCGCGCCATCCTGGCCGAGATGCGCGCCACGGGCGCCACCCACGTGCGGCTCGACCTGCGCCACTTCGACGCCGCCCGCGCCCGCGAGCGCTTTCCCAGCATCGCCCGGGTGTGCGAGCAGTTCGACCTCAACCTCGCCGAGGACCTGATCCCCGTGCGCCCCAGCGCCCACTACATGATCGGCGGCGTGCGCGTGGGCGCCGACGCGCGCACCTCGCTGCCGCGCCTGTGGGCCTGCGGCGAGTGCGCCTCGTCCGGCCTCCACGGCGCCAACCGCCTCGGCAGCAACTCGCTGCTCGAGGGCCTCGTGCTCGGCCACCGCGCCGGCGACGACGCGGGCCGCCGCGCCGCCGCCCAGGCCGGCGACCTGGCGCCCCGCGCCATCCGCGCCGAGGCCCGCTCCCCGCACGAAGACCGCCTCGACCTCCGCGACGTGGCCAACTCCCTCAAGAGCCTCATGTGGCGCCACGCCGGCATCGAGCGCTGCGAAGACCTGCTCCGCGAGGCCGAGGAGAGCATTGACTTCTGGTGCCGCTACGTGATGGACAAGGAGTTCCACTTCCGCAGCGGCTGGGAGGTCCAGAACATGCTCACCCTCGCCAAGATCATCACCGTGGCCGCGCGCGCCCGCACCGAGTCGCGCGGCGTCCACTACCGCAGCGACTACCCGCAGACCGACGACGCGCAGTGGAAGAAGCACACCACGTTCCAGCGCCCCCCCGAGTGA
- a CDS encoding cyclodeaminase/cyclohydrolase family protein — translation MYRTGPLEKYVADAAAGLPAPGGGSVSALAGALGAAMAAMAAHFTVGRKKFAAVEPEVRPILQQCEAGCRRLVELMDRDVEAYGTVSAAYGLPRDTDEQKAARTAAIQNALQVAMAEPLATFRQCRDLLRLLDRLVETANPNLISDVGVAAILLEAALRGAKINVEINLAALKDQGLVAQTRQEIDQGAAEAASAAASVLQRVYQKMGWPPA, via the coding sequence GTGTACCGCACCGGGCCGCTTGAGAAGTACGTGGCCGACGCCGCGGCCGGCCTCCCCGCCCCCGGCGGCGGCAGCGTGAGCGCCCTGGCCGGCGCCCTCGGCGCCGCCATGGCCGCCATGGCCGCCCACTTCACCGTCGGCAGGAAGAAGTTCGCCGCCGTCGAGCCCGAGGTCCGGCCCATCCTCCAGCAATGCGAGGCCGGATGCCGCCGCCTCGTCGAGCTGATGGACCGCGACGTGGAGGCCTACGGCACCGTGAGCGCCGCCTACGGCCTGCCCCGCGACACCGACGAGCAGAAGGCCGCGCGCACCGCCGCCATCCAGAACGCCCTCCAGGTGGCCATGGCCGAGCCGCTCGCCACCTTCCGCCAGTGCCGCGACCTCCTCCGCCTGCTCGACCGCCTCGTCGAGACGGCCAACCCGAACCTCATCAGCGACGTGGGCGTGGCCGCCATCCTCCTCGAGGCCGCCCTGCGCGGCGCCAAGATCAACGTCGAGATCAACCTCGCCGCGCTCAAGGACCAGGGCCTCGTGGCCCAGACCCGGCAGGAGATTGACCAGGGCGCCGCCGAGGCCGCGAGCGCCGCCGCCAGCGTGCTCCAGCGCGTCTACCAGAAAATGGGCTGGCCGCCGGCCTGA
- a CDS encoding aldose 1-epimerase family protein, giving the protein MAKLFGRSYTRDQLLRRVGDVSQLGGTRLVELLDGNQRGVRAVDFATGTGFAFTVLLDRGMDIYNAAHCGRSLAWHATPGAVHPAFHEPEGLGFLRTFEGGLLCTCGLTYAGAPCTDEGEPLGLHGRISHVPARHVCLDAAWDGDEYDFWVKGSVRETRVFGPNLVLTRTVRARLGESRLFLEDRIVNEGFEPQPLMVLYHINGGFPVVDKGAELIAPSRAAAPATDYAAKIGARWASFDAPTPGVPEACYRHRLAAERDGTTFVALVNPTLDGGFGYYVQFNRKQLPHFTEWKMMGEGMYVVGTEPCVMPLYPRSELRKKGKLPFIQPGEERLIQLELGVVAGPAALRALRRRCRALTKA; this is encoded by the coding sequence ATGGCCAAGCTCTTCGGCCGCTCCTACACCCGCGACCAGCTCCTTCGCCGCGTGGGCGACGTCTCGCAGCTCGGCGGCACGCGCCTCGTCGAGCTGCTCGACGGCAATCAGCGCGGCGTGCGCGCCGTGGACTTCGCGACCGGCACCGGCTTCGCCTTCACCGTGCTCCTCGACCGCGGGATGGACATCTACAACGCCGCCCACTGCGGCCGCTCGCTCGCCTGGCACGCCACGCCCGGCGCCGTGCACCCCGCCTTCCACGAGCCCGAGGGCCTCGGCTTCCTGCGGACCTTCGAGGGCGGCCTCCTGTGCACCTGCGGCCTCACCTACGCCGGCGCCCCCTGCACCGACGAGGGCGAACCCCTCGGCCTCCACGGCCGCATCTCCCACGTGCCCGCCCGCCACGTGTGCCTCGACGCGGCCTGGGACGGCGACGAGTACGACTTCTGGGTGAAGGGCTCGGTGCGCGAGACCCGCGTCTTCGGCCCCAACCTCGTCCTCACCCGCACCGTGCGCGCCCGCCTCGGCGAGAGCCGCCTCTTCCTTGAAGACCGCATCGTCAACGAAGGCTTTGAGCCCCAGCCCCTCATGGTCCTCTACCACATCAACGGCGGTTTCCCCGTGGTAGACAAGGGCGCCGAGCTGATCGCCCCCAGCCGCGCGGCCGCGCCCGCCACCGACTACGCCGCGAAGATTGGTGCCCGCTGGGCGAGCTTCGACGCCCCCACGCCCGGCGTGCCCGAGGCCTGCTACCGCCACCGCCTCGCCGCCGAGCGCGACGGCACCACCTTCGTCGCCCTCGTCAACCCCACGCTCGACGGCGGCTTCGGCTACTACGTGCAGTTCAACCGCAAGCAGCTCCCGCACTTCACCGAGTGGAAGATGATGGGCGAGGGCATGTACGTCGTCGGCACCGAGCCGTGCGTCATGCCCTTGTATCCACGGTCCGAGCTGCGCAAGAAGGGCAAGCTCCCCTTCATCCAGCCGGGCGAGGAGCGGCTGATCCAGCTCGAGCTTGGCGTCGTCGCCGGCCCCGCTGCCCTCCGCGCCCTCCGCCGCCGCTGCCGCGCGCTCACCAAGGCATGA
- a CDS encoding DUF4058 family protein has translation MPSPLPGMDPYIEHPEVWSDFHGDLAAEIRAVLNEGIQPRYVARLVPRVTYEIVEIEETRGIRPDVSVWQAHPEPEQSGGGGVAVISAAPAESLITMELPLRLFTVEVREVGTLRLVTAIGILSPANKQPGHDACEEYLRKRRSLLRSEAHLIEIDLLREGQRPPLDRPVPPAPYYVTLSRSNRRPRVEVWPIQLRDKLPVIPVPLLYPDPDAPLDLGRVVAAVYERGAYARLIDYRQPPPPPPLSDADAAWLDARLVAEKAR, from the coding sequence ATGCCTTCGCCGCTGCCAGGGATGGACCCGTACATCGAGCACCCGGAGGTGTGGAGCGATTTCCACGGGGATCTGGCCGCCGAGATCCGGGCGGTGCTCAATGAAGGCATTCAGCCCCGGTACGTCGCGCGGCTGGTGCCCCGTGTGACTTACGAGATCGTGGAGATCGAGGAAACCCGCGGCATCCGCCCCGACGTTAGCGTGTGGCAGGCGCATCCGGAGCCGGAGCAGTCGGGCGGCGGAGGTGTGGCGGTGATCTCGGCCGCGCCGGCCGAGAGCCTGATCACGATGGAACTGCCCCTGCGCCTGTTCACCGTCGAAGTGCGCGAGGTCGGCACGCTGCGGCTGGTGACAGCGATTGGGATTCTCTCCCCCGCCAACAAGCAGCCCGGCCACGACGCGTGCGAGGAATACCTGCGCAAGCGGCGCAGCCTGCTTCGCTCCGAAGCCCATCTGATCGAGATTGACCTTCTGCGAGAAGGCCAGCGCCCGCCGCTCGACCGCCCGGTGCCGCCGGCGCCGTACTATGTGACACTGAGCCGCTCGAACCGGCGCCCCCGCGTGGAGGTGTGGCCCATTCAGCTCCGCGACAAGCTGCCCGTGATTCCCGTGCCGCTTCTCTACCCGGACCCCGACGCTCCGCTGGACCTCGGCAGGGTAGTGGCGGCGGTGTACGAGCGCGGCGCATATGCCCGGCTGATTGACTATCGCCAGCCGCCGCCCCCGCCGCCGCTGTCGGACGCAGATGCCGCGTGGCTGGATGCGCGCCTGGTGGCCGAGAAGGCGCGGTGA
- a CDS encoding sugar phosphate isomerase/epimerase family protein has translation MDRREFLRRSAGTAALATAAGQVLAAEEAKKETAVLKLGSQAGRIPGKTLRDKVLQLQDWGGVGLELGGGGNVKEIQEAIKGTTVKVSACCWGSAGGALVSPDKEKRDKGIEQIKAALKFGGEVESTGVIFVPCFNGQSTLKPEELDKVLADILPAIGDYAVEQKCRVLLEPLNVGETFYLRRLEQAAAICSKLNHPGICMMGDFYHMCKEEKDDEAAFVTAGKWLHHVHLASRARNLPGQDDRSFVAGFRGLKKIGYQDYCSLECGVKGKPEEEIPKSFRFLEQQWKEATV, from the coding sequence ATGGACCGGCGAGAGTTCTTGAGGCGTTCGGCGGGCACGGCCGCCCTCGCGACCGCTGCGGGGCAGGTGCTGGCCGCCGAGGAGGCGAAGAAGGAGACAGCCGTGCTCAAGCTCGGCAGCCAGGCGGGCCGAATCCCCGGCAAGACCCTGCGCGACAAGGTGCTCCAGCTTCAGGACTGGGGCGGCGTGGGCCTCGAGCTGGGCGGCGGCGGCAACGTCAAGGAAATCCAGGAGGCCATCAAGGGCACCACCGTCAAGGTGAGCGCCTGCTGCTGGGGCTCGGCCGGCGGCGCCCTCGTGTCGCCCGACAAAGAGAAGCGCGACAAGGGCATCGAGCAGATCAAGGCCGCCCTCAAGTTCGGCGGCGAGGTCGAGTCCACCGGCGTCATCTTCGTGCCCTGCTTCAACGGGCAGAGCACGCTGAAGCCCGAGGAACTCGACAAGGTGCTCGCCGACATCCTGCCCGCCATCGGCGACTACGCGGTCGAGCAGAAGTGCCGCGTGCTGCTCGAGCCCCTGAACGTCGGCGAGACCTTCTACCTGCGGCGCCTCGAGCAGGCGGCGGCCATTTGCAGCAAGCTCAATCACCCCGGCATCTGCATGATGGGCGACTTCTACCACATGTGCAAGGAAGAGAAGGACGACGAGGCCGCCTTCGTGACCGCCGGCAAGTGGCTGCACCACGTGCACCTGGCCAGCCGCGCACGCAACCTGCCGGGGCAGGACGACCGGAGCTTCGTGGCCGGCTTCCGCGGCCTCAAGAAGATCGGCTACCAGGACTACTGCTCGCTCGAGTGCGGCGTCAAGGGCAAGCCCGAAGAGGAAATCCCCAAGAGCTTCCGCTTCCTCGAACAGCAGTGGAAGGAAGCCACCGTCTGA
- a CDS encoding PEP-CTERM sorting domain-containing protein (PEP-CTERM proteins occur, often in large numbers, in the proteomes of bacteria that also encode an exosortase, a predicted intramembrane cysteine proteinase. The presence of a PEP-CTERM domain at a protein's C-terminus predicts cleavage within the sorting domain, followed by covalent anchoring to some some component of the (usually Gram-negative) cell surface. Many PEP-CTERM proteins exhibit an unusual sequence composition that includes large numbers of potential glycosylation sites. Expression of one such protein has been shown restore the ability of a bacterium to form floc, a type of biofilm.) gives MKNWSARLALAVALLAACGAPAPALPFNPQEIGMVVENFVIDTDATMIGLLNYAGGNNHPDATFTYRSVWIGPPDSALPGVPLASRTEWQAWRGKAYASLGGDDYIINYSGYMKDTRASALDDPTYTIRWESTWYKNDPSETTSYATGSGGFLFEDPDFNFTIEVDPSNPSNVTIGGSGGATLWGVVNVSISGNKNLGTGVMTASAGVSVDIPLVSDLFGSLASASFELTYNQRTGRYESKIKAQAFFGWWAEEKTVNKGRIVAPAKKVKPPDPEPPRSRPVETGRRNTVESSGGLGSTPTPPSYRVPPWAGPPVTTPNPYDPYGQLAQTMMTSDPNLFNFNTVPITQHSDQYEYLYPHPGFFDPVTFPEDDPSLIPGEGLGFSFMDPTDPFGGGPGPPPGITIGPVNVVPEPGTAVLVGLALLALRRRRRASRESL, from the coding sequence ATGAAGAACTGGTCCGCTCGCCTGGCTCTTGCGGTCGCCCTGTTGGCTGCCTGCGGCGCGCCGGCGCCCGCACTGCCGTTCAACCCGCAGGAAATCGGCATGGTGGTCGAGAACTTCGTCATAGACACCGATGCCACCATGATCGGCCTGCTCAACTATGCGGGGGGCAACAACCACCCCGATGCCACGTTCACCTATCGCTCGGTCTGGATCGGCCCGCCTGATTCCGCGCTGCCCGGCGTGCCGCTGGCCTCGCGCACCGAATGGCAGGCCTGGCGCGGCAAGGCCTACGCCTCGCTGGGCGGCGACGACTACATCATCAACTACAGCGGCTACATGAAGGATACGCGGGCCAGCGCCCTCGACGACCCCACCTACACCATCCGCTGGGAAAGCACCTGGTACAAGAACGACCCGAGCGAGACCACTTCCTACGCCACCGGCTCGGGCGGCTTCCTCTTCGAGGACCCCGACTTCAACTTCACCATCGAGGTGGACCCCAGCAACCCCAGCAACGTGACGATCGGCGGCAGCGGCGGGGCCACGCTGTGGGGCGTGGTGAACGTGAGCATCTCGGGCAACAAGAACCTCGGCACCGGCGTGATGACCGCCTCCGCAGGCGTGTCGGTGGACATTCCGCTCGTCAGCGACCTCTTCGGCTCCCTCGCCTCCGCCTCGTTCGAACTCACCTACAACCAGAGGACCGGCCGCTACGAGTCCAAGATCAAGGCTCAGGCCTTCTTCGGCTGGTGGGCCGAGGAGAAGACCGTCAACAAGGGCCGCATCGTCGCCCCCGCCAAGAAGGTCAAGCCGCCCGACCCCGAGCCGCCGCGGAGCCGGCCCGTGGAGACCGGCCGCCGCAACACCGTCGAGAGCTCGGGCGGCCTCGGCAGCACGCCCACGCCGCCCAGCTACCGCGTGCCGCCATGGGCAGGCCCGCCGGTAACCACCCCCAACCCCTACGACCCCTACGGCCAGCTCGCCCAGACCATGATGACCAGCGACCCCAACCTCTTCAACTTCAACACCGTGCCCATCACCCAGCACAGCGACCAGTACGAGTACCTCTACCCGCACCCCGGCTTCTTCGACCCCGTGACATTCCCCGAGGACGACCCGTCGCTGATCCCCGGCGAGGGCCTCGGCTTCAGCTTCATGGACCCGACCGACCCCTTCGGCGGCGGGCCAGGCCCCCCGCCAGGCATCACGATCGGCCCGGTGAACGTGGTGCCCGAGCCGGGCACCGCCGTGCTCGTCGGGCTGGCCCTTCTAGCGCTCAGGCGGCGCCGACGCGCGAGTCGTGAATCCCTGTGA